The proteins below come from a single Zea mays cultivar B73 chromosome 8, Zm-B73-REFERENCE-NAM-5.0, whole genome shotgun sequence genomic window:
- the LOC103637530 gene encoding protein CHROMATIN REMODELING 19, with protein MMPDIFATGDVDLKKLLNAEDRKLISQIKSILGPFILRRLKSDVMQQLVPKIQHVKFVVMGTEQSEAYKNVINEYRAACQARSAKSSDGISNNIAGLIPKRQISNYFTQFRKIANHPLLIRCIYGDKDVDRIARLLYPKGAFGFECSLERAIQELKN; from the exons ATGATGCCTGATATATTTGCTACTGGGGATGTtgatctgaagaagctgctgaatgCAGAAGATCGCAAACTAATTTCACAGATAAAGTCCATTTTAGGGCCATTTATTCTTAGACGTTTGAAGTCAGATGTAATGCAGCAGCTTGTTCCTAAAATCCAACAT GTTAAGTTTGTTGTCATGGGCACAGAGCAGTCTGAAGCTTACAAAAATGTCATAAATGAGTACCGTGCCGCTTGCCAGGCTCGTAGTGCCAAGTCTTCAGATGGCATTTCCAATAATATTGCTGGATTGATTCCAAAGCGACAAATATCAAACTATTTTACACAGTTTCGTAAG ATTGCGAATCACCCTTTGCTTATAAGGTGTATTTATGGTGACAAAGATGTTGATCGAATTGCACGGTTGCTGTACCCTAAAGGTGCATTTGGCTTCGAATGCTCCTTGGAGAGAGCAATACAAGAGCTAAAGAActaa